From Staphylothermus hellenicus DSM 12710, a single genomic window includes:
- a CDS encoding AbrB/MazE/SpoVT family DNA-binding domain-containing protein codes for MSIVKVTRKRQITLPKKICDSLGISPGDYVRVYIDENGKIIVEKAFSIDQLAGSLNPSRPLENLAEDLDEDRKVITLKELKAAASSPRISPVL; via the coding sequence ATGAGTATAGTGAAGGTTACTAGGAAAAGACAGATAACATTGCCTAAGAAAATTTGTGATTCCTTAGGGATTTCTCCCGGTGACTATGTTAGAGTATATATTGATGAAAATGGTAAGATCATTGTCGAAAAGGCGTTTAGTATTGATCAATTAGCTGGATCACTTAATCCAAGCCGCCCACTCGAGAATCTAGCGGAAGACTTAGACGAGGATAGAAAAGTAATAACATTAAAAGAATTGAAAGCGGCGGCTTCTTCTCCAAGGATCTCCCCTGTCTTATAA